A segment of the Promicromonospora sukumoe genome:
AGGTTCCGGGCGGCGTTCAGGGTCGCGACGAGCGGCAGGTGGTCGCCCGTCGCGTCCGCGTAGCTGCACACGTAGCCCGCGTAGTCCTGCACGGGCCGGGCCGAGCGCGCGTAGACGACGCCGGACGTGCCCAGCGAGAGGACGGCGTCGCCCTCGGCCAGGTTCAGCGCGAGCGCCGCCGCGGCGTTGTCGCCGCTGCCGATGCCGACCGGGATGCCCGCGGGGACGCCGGGGATGCCGGCGCCCGTGAGCCCGGCGCGCTCCAGGGGCTTGAGGACCCGCGGGAGCAGGGCGCTGCGCCCGAAGGCGTGCTCGAACAGGTCGGTGGTGTACTCCTCGGTCTCCCCCGACCAGTAGGCCGTGCCGCTCGCCTCCGAGCGGTCGGTCACGAGCTCGTCGAGGTCGCCGCCACCCGGGCCGTGGCCCATCAGCCGCCAGGTCAGCCAGTCGTGCACCACGGCGACGGCGGCGGTGCGCCGGACGCTGTCGGGGTGCTCGTCGCGCAGCCAGCGCAGCTTGGTGACCGTGTCCGAGAGCGTGAGCGGCAGGCCGGTGCGCCGGATCCACTCGTCGCGGCCGAGCTCCTCGTTGAGGGCGACCATGTGCGGGTGGGAGCCCGTGTCGTTCCACAGCGGGGACGGGCCGACGACCGCGCCGCCCGCACCGAGGAAGATCGGCGTGTGCTGCTGGCCGCTGACCGAGACCGCGGCCACGTCGTCCAGTCCCCCGGCCCGACGCACGGCCGTGAGCAGGGCGTCCCACCACACCTCGGGGTCCACGACCGTCTCGGGCGGGTGCGACGCCTTGCCCTCCCGGACCACCGCGCCGGTGGCGAGGTCGCGCACCGTGACCTTGCAGGCCTGGGTGGATGAGTCAATTCCTGCGACAAGCGTCATGCGCTCGCTCCCGTCTTCCTCGACGTGCACTTCTTCCTCGACATGCTCTGTCGGCCGCTCATCCGGCGACCTCGTGCAGCTGGTCCCAGCGGGACCGGTTCTCGGCGGACCACTCGTGCAGCAGCGCCGCGCGCCCGTCGTGCACCGGCACCGTCCAGGGGCGGCACGACTCCCACGTGGGTTCCTCCCCCGACGCGAGCGCCTGCGCCCCGCGCGAGACGACCTCGGGGACCTCCGAGACGCTCAGCGGCGTGCCGAGCAGGTCGGCCTTGAGCTGGAGCCACAGGTTGTTCCGGCTCGCGGGGCCGATCACCTTGACGACCTCCGCCTGCGCGGGGAACAGCGCGAGGACGTCCTGGAACTGGAGCGCCATGCCGGCGAAGCAGCCGAAGACGATGTCCTCCAGGCTCGTGTCGGTGCCGAGGCCCGCGATCACGCCGCGCGCGGTGGCGCGCTTGGTGGGCGGCGGGCTCCCGCGGAACTGGGGCAGCACGAGCGGGACGGCCGACAGGTCGATCTGCCCGGCGACGTAGCGCTCGTGCAGCCGGTCGACGCAGGCGGTGAGCCGGTCGGCGTCCAGCCCGAGCATCCGCTGGAGGGTCGCGAACGCCGAGCCCCCGGTGGGCACGGACGCGAACAGCGTGTAGTCGTCGCCCGCGCACGCCAGGCCGTTGGCCAGCTTGGACCGCTCGGCGTGCGCGTCCAGGCTGGGCTTCTCGTCCACGAAGAGCAGGCCCTCGGTGGTCCCGGTGGAGTTCAGCAGCTCGCCGGGCCGGAGCCCGGCGCCGACGGCGCCGACCATGTGGTCGTGCCCGGCCACGTGGACGCGGACGTCGGCCGCCAGGCCGGTGCTCGCCGCGAAGTCCCGGGTGACCGGCGAGCCCTCGGCGGCCGAGCGCAGCTCGGGGAAGAGGCTCGTGTCGAGCCCGAGGAGCGCGCACACCTCGGCGGACCAGGTGCGGTCCGTGAGGTCGAGGGCCATGGTGCGGCTCGCGAGCGAGCGCTCCGACCAGCGGCGCCCGGTCATCCAGGCGGCGAGGTACTCCGCGACGTTGAGCCAGACCGCGCCGTCGAGGGCGCCGTCGGCGTGCTCCGCCGCCCACGCGACCTTGGAGAGCCCGTAGTTGGCGTTGACCGGCAGACCGGTCACCTCGTAGACCCGCGTGCGGTCCGCCGCGCCGAGCGGCGCGAGGCGGCCGGCGCCGCGGTGGTCGTGCCACAGGATCATCGGCGAGGCGAGCGACAGGTCGTCCCGGACGAGCCCGCCGGACTCGCCGACGCCGGTGATCGCCACCCGCCGCACGCCCCCGCGCAGGTCGGGCGCGAGACCCTGGACGAAGCCCAGGACCATGCCCGTGAGCGCGTCCAGGTCGTAGACCTCGCCCCAGCGGTCCCGCACGGTCGGGGTGGCGTGCCGCGCGGAGGCGAGCGGTTCGCCGTCGGCGTCGAACAGGCCCACCTTGACGCTGGTGGTGCCGATGTCGACGGTGATGGTGGGAAGCATCGTGGCCTCGTTACGCGACCGAGGGGTTGAGCACGCGGATGCGGCGCTCGACGACGTCGGCGATGGCCACGACGGCCGACTGGGAGACACGGATCAGCGACGTCTCGTTCCGGTTGGCCACGTAGGCCTCGCCGAAGGCGCGGATCATCGCGTTGCGCAGGTCGCTGGCAACGTTCACCTTCACGACGCCGAACTCGTTGAGCCGCCCGAGCTGCTCGGCGGGCAGGCCGGAGCCGCCGTGCACGACGAGCGGCACGGGGCTCGCGTCGCGGACCTGCGCCAGCAGGTCGAAGTCGATGCGGGCGTTCGGCGCGTAGCCGTGCACGTTGCCGACCGAGACGGCGAGCATGTCGCAGCCGACCTCCTCGACGAAGTGCGCGACCTGGCGCGGGTCGGTCGTGCTGGCGTACTCGGGCTCGACGTCGTCCTCCTTGCCGCCGATGCTGCCGAGCTCGGCCTCCAGCGCGATGCCGGGCGGGCACAGCTCGCGGGCGCGGGCCGACGTCTTGACGTTGTCCTCGTACGACTCCTCGGAGGCGTCGATCATGATCGAGGTGAACCGGGACGCCAGCGCTGCCTCGACGGCGTCGATCGACTTGCCGTGGTCCAGGTGCAGCGCCACGGGCACATCGGTGTCCGCGAGCCTGCGGGCGACCATGTCGTAGATGTACTCGTAGCCCGACAGCGCGACGTTCGTGGGCGCGACCTGGATGAACGTCGGCACGCCGACCCGCTCGACGGCGTCGACGATGCCCATCGTCGTCTCGATGTTGGTGGTGTTGAACGCACCCGCCACGAGGCCGCGCGCCGTGCACGCCTCGATGACCTCGATGCCGCTGACCAGAGCCATGAACTGTCCTCTCGCTGGGTTGTGTCGCAGCCAGGACGACGAGGGAGCTACGCTGGTCCGGCTGGTACGGACAGACTGTACTAGCCGTATCGGACGTGTCAAAGACTGTTCGGACGCGCTGGACAGTACGTACAAGCCGTGCCAGGATGCGTTCGCTTCGCCGCAGCAGCGACAAGTTCCAGACCGTCCGCAGTTCGAAGGAGAATGCGCATGATGAGCCAACCGACCACCAGCAGCCCGGGCGCGGGCGCCCGGCTACTCGACAGGC
Coding sequences within it:
- a CDS encoding FGGY family carbohydrate kinase is translated as MTLVAGIDSSTQACKVTVRDLATGAVVREGKASHPPETVVDPEVWWDALLTAVRRAGGLDDVAAVSVSGQQHTPIFLGAGGAVVGPSPLWNDTGSHPHMVALNEELGRDEWIRRTGLPLTLSDTVTKLRWLRDEHPDSVRRTAAVAVVHDWLTWRLMGHGPGGGDLDELVTDRSEASGTAYWSGETEEYTTDLFEHAFGRSALLPRVLKPLERAGLTGAGIPGVPAGIPVGIGSGDNAAAALALNLAEGDAVLSLGTSGVVYARSARPVQDYAGYVCSYADATGDHLPLVATLNAARNLDLGAALLGCTHAELSDLALQAPAGAEGLTLLPYFQGERTPDLPHARGSLLDASLSNFTRPNFARAVFEGTLASQVAMLDTLRDCGVHPGRLILIGGAGQSPAVQHVLAQMVDIPVLVPELDEYVTKGSAMQAGSALTGAFPEWSAAMSPLAPVPLEPRIAGQHVAAQVTMGYREEARTRA
- a CDS encoding FGGY-family carbohydrate kinase, with amino-acid sequence MLPTITVDIGTTSVKVGLFDADGEPLASARHATPTVRDRWGEVYDLDALTGMVLGFVQGLAPDLRGGVRRVAITGVGESGGLVRDDLSLASPMILWHDHRGAGRLAPLGAADRTRVYEVTGLPVNANYGLSKVAWAAEHADGALDGAVWLNVAEYLAAWMTGRRWSERSLASRTMALDLTDRTWSAEVCALLGLDTSLFPELRSAAEGSPVTRDFAASTGLAADVRVHVAGHDHMVGAVGAGLRPGELLNSTGTTEGLLFVDEKPSLDAHAERSKLANGLACAGDDYTLFASVPTGGSAFATLQRMLGLDADRLTACVDRLHERYVAGQIDLSAVPLVLPQFRGSPPPTKRATARGVIAGLGTDTSLEDIVFGCFAGMALQFQDVLALFPAQAEVVKVIGPASRNNLWLQLKADLLGTPLSVSEVPEVVSRGAQALASGEEPTWESCRPWTVPVHDGRAALLHEWSAENRSRWDQLHEVAG
- a CDS encoding class II fructose-bisphosphate aldolase, whose translation is MALVSGIEVIEACTARGLVAGAFNTTNIETTMGIVDAVERVGVPTFIQVAPTNVALSGYEYIYDMVARRLADTDVPVALHLDHGKSIDAVEAALASRFTSIMIDASEESYEDNVKTSARARELCPPGIALEAELGSIGGKEDDVEPEYASTTDPRQVAHFVEEVGCDMLAVSVGNVHGYAPNARIDFDLLAQVRDASPVPLVVHGGSGLPAEQLGRLNEFGVVKVNVASDLRNAMIRAFGEAYVANRNETSLIRVSQSAVVAIADVVERRIRVLNPSVA